Within the Oncorhynchus masou masou isolate Uvic2021 chromosome 1, UVic_Omas_1.1, whole genome shotgun sequence genome, the region CTGGCTTggaccgttcatctttccctcaagtAAAATTGGAGCACAACTCATGAGCCTGCTCACTTCACTTCACTGCTCACACCTTATCCAGTCCTCACCTGTGACTGAAAACAGGAGGAGCTCTCTCTGAAAACCTGCCCAGGGACTTCAGTTGAAAATTAGCCGACTGGTTAAAACTAGTACTGTTACTGAAACATTaattaataaaaataaacaagAAACTCAAAAACGTAGGTAGCTTTCTAGCTATATGACATAAAAAGTTGTGTAAAATAGTTGAAATGCTATAAAGTAGCATTTAGTGTAAAACTGTCAGTCATTAGTGGAAACATTTACAACTGCAATTAAGTTActttatcttttttttaaatgtattttacctcAGACAATCTGGTAGTAATATCGCTAGCTAGCACTCCTAGCAgcttatgctaactagctagctggctagcatttaCTGCTAGTGAAGTTGCTTGCTAGAAAGTTTACAAACAAATTATCTAAATTTTTCTCTCTAAACAAGTGGATTATTATGTTAAGGCTTTCctatttacaaatatatatatagatctaACTTCATTGGAATATAACTACAACTTTTTAAAATTAACTTACCATTTTGTTGAAATATCTCCAAAAGTTGTGATGACACAGAGGACATTTTTTGTTGAGCAATAGCAGTGGCAGCCAGGGAAAATGTTGGGGAAATAATTTGGTGACATCTTGTGGTCTTAATGTGAATTACAGGGGGGTGGCAGTTACCCCTGGGGGCTAGTTACCCCCGAGTACCCTAACTCCATCACTAAAGGCAAATGTATGAAAAAACTCTGACGTCAAACAACTTTGAATGACAAACCCATCCCATATAAGTAACGGATAGCATCGAATATCTGTCAGTCATCCGTGAAGCAGCAAGAGTAATATAGGTGCGCTTTTTCTACACAATCGCAATGCCACATTCCACGCTTCTACTGTGCGTCATCGGACTCCTAGCGTTCTCCTCTGCGTGCTACATCCAGAATTGTCCCAGAGGCGGGAAGCGCGCGTTACAGGACACCGGCATCAGACAGGTAGGCCTACGTTACAGACTGTTCTATTTTCCGAGTCCTCTTTTTTATTCTATATGGGCTACACTATGCTTTTTGCGCTGTTTTCTCCCCCCAGAGTAGGTAGACTACGCACCACACCACTTCATTATAATCCATAGGCCTAAAGGTTTGGATAATGACCAGTTGAAAATGACCGGGTGCAGTAATTTATTTCACCTAAGGTATGTTTTTTCTAATGGTCATACTGTTATGTTGACAACTCATCAATATAGAGCCTATTTTTTTAATGCAATTCGGTATTTACACGGTCATAATACATGCAGAATGGAATTTAGATTGAACCTACATAATTGTAGGctattctttttttcttcttcttggagTTCATCTGTGCTTCCAGTGCTCCTGAAAACACACATCGGCCTACAACAATGaaaacatgtaaaacattttttatggATAATTGTATTTCCAATACCAACTATTATCAATAATTGAATCATAAACAAATGACACATTGAGGTTCCACTAGCATAAAAACAATAGGAAGCCAGCTAACTGGTCTCTCCCCCTGAAGTGCATGACATGTGGACCAGGGGACCAGGGCCGCTGCTTTGGCCCCAGTATCTGCTGTGGGGAGGGGCTGGGCTGCTGGATGGGCTCCTCAGAGACAGCCCGCTGCTTTGAGGAGAATTACCTGCCCACCCCAtgccagacaggagggagacctTGTGGATCTGATGCAGGACGCTGCGCTGCACCAGGAGTTTGCTGTGACTCAGGTACAGTAGGTGTCATTGTTCATTTCTGTCTATTGTGtttcgtctgtgtgtgtgtggttgtgcgcttacctgtctgtctgtctgtctgtctgtctgtctgtctgtctgtctgtctgtctgtctgtctgtctgtctgtctgtctgtctgtacatacCAGTGTATACTTGCACAATAAATGCTATGTTTATTCGCTTTCTAACTTTCATTATTGTATGTATGTCGACAGAGAGCTGTGTTCTAGATCCAGACTGTTTGTCGGAGAGTCGGTACCACTCTCCTGCGGATCACAGCGCTGGCGCCACAAGTGACTCACCGGGGGAACTGCTGCTGCGCCTGCTACACTTTGCCACCAGGGGGCAAAGTGAATACTAACAGTAACAATCTCAATCCAGAGATTCGCTTATATGGTGCCTAATTCTAAATCAACCCTTTACTAGCCTTTGACACTTCTCGTAGATCGGAAAAGATTGAAATTAATTACTTTATTTTTTCAGAAGAAACTTCAAGTAATTGGATAGGTTTTAGCAGTATGGTAATTGTTACACCTTGCCTAGTGATGGCAATTTCACCATATTGTTGACCACTACTATCAAAACCTTTTACATCTATACAGTACCTAGGCTAGGGGCCAGCGGTCGATTTGGAATCAGGCAAAATGGTTAAACTGACAGAAATAACAGGATGAAATGGATACAAGTTATAAACTGTCAACAAAAGTGTTTTTTCCACCTAAGAACGTATATGCACTTACATACATTGCATATATAAGTTTTATGTTCGACAAGACATTGTTTTTCCTAATGCCTCAATATAAATAGGTCATGTATACACCACAGAAATACAGACATTTAAATATGTAGGAAATAAATAGTTTTCTTGCAGTGTTGtagaatgatcagattaatacTCAACAATCATTGTTGTTAGTATGTGAAGTGCTTGTAGATCACTACATTAATGCAGTGCATTACAGATATTACTATTATGAATCACGACTTACTGAGAATCACTGCTGTTGTATAATTGAATTAAAGATATCAAGAAATCACTACCAACCAAACTTGTCGGTTGTCTTTTGTACCCAGTTCCAAGCCAGGTTTTGTACTTCTAAAGGGTAATTATACCTGTCTCATAGCTTTGATTTACTGAAAGAAACGGATGCGTCTTGACTagttctacagtgtgtgtgtgtgtctgtgtgtgtgtgtgtgtgtgtctgtctgtctgtctgtgtgtgtgtgtgtgtgtgtgtgtgtgtgtgtgcgtgcgtgcgtgcaagtTTTCTAGGATGGTATGTGCAGCCAATACCTGGATAATTAATTATAAAGGGTCTGAGGAGGTTTGAGAAGACACCTATGTGTCACGAAACGGCTCATAGCCCATAACAAAGAGGGAGACAACGCAGAGATAACGGAATAACAAAAAGATGtttattaaataaagtaaactaTATACAATTAACAATGGTGCGTGTGTAggcagtaatcagtagtgtaagtgagtggttgcGTGCAAAGGTAGTGATAATGTGGGATGTTGAGCGGTGCCAAAATAAACAAGCCACAAGATGCcacaaccaaaaatacagtgtgtctgcatggagagagtctctctAATGAAtgggggaaaggtgtatttatccctgggaCACACCCGAGCCCAGGTGTGTTCCATTTCACTGACTACCCATCTTATTAAGGAAAACAATagcaaagagaaagaattcggcagacagagtgggagggtcgtcgcATATGTGGTTTTGCAATAAGGCAATTGCAAATTgcctggtggtgagagagaggggggtggaacaTATGCAAGTCATTAGCAGTTTACTACTGTCAAACCAGTGTTGAGATGATTTAGCAGGTCTGTCACAGTGCTAAACAAACACTCTTCATCTATGTTTTGATAGCTCTGCTCTTACTGAGCATGTTTTCCTGGACAAACCAATCAACTACTTACTCACCATACAATTCCCCAGTGGGAATTCTACCATGTGAAGATTTCTGGAAATTGTATAGTGTTGGAGTATAGAACTCTTCAATTTATCAGCAAATCGATTTATTAACAATTTCACTGAGGGGTGTTTTCATACTTTCTTTGATGGAACAACAAAATAACATACTGAAAAAGATGTGAGTTCTATCAACGCCTGTTGACAACACAGCTCAACCTTAAATTGCATTGTTTGCGCTATATTGACAGTATAGCCCCCTTTATTTCACTGTGTTGGTTTGGTATGCACTGCCCTCACTTTTACCCTGGCTTTAACCCGGCTGCTCCACCTAGATCTCTGTTTTTGGTTTGCGACCTATATTCTATTATCAATTCTACATGATGGCTCTCACAAAGCATTGTGAGGTTGTTGTAGTCTTTCATTAAGTTAAATGTAGTAGTAATCGAACCTGTTAAAACCTGCCAGACCAATACCAACAACCCACAGCAATAGGAGGGGGGAGGAATTCGGTATAAAATCTGATGAGTTTCACTTGCTCTCTCACTCCCGCTGTCACCATGGATCTTAGAGTGATGGTGATGCTGCTCTTTCTGTGTGCTCTGGCCATCACAACCACTGAAGGTAAGGAAGACACTGTAATACAGGTCTATTCAACTATATTCTTAAGGGGGGGCAGATGTACAAAAGGTAAATTGCAGAGGGGCCGGATATTTTCCACGTGCAATTATTCTTTGGAAGAACTGTATAAGAAAGCAACGCAACCACCAATAAA harbors:
- the LOC135553924 gene encoding vasotocin-neurophysin VT 2, with translation MPHSTLLLCVIGLLAFSSACYIQNCPRGGKRALQDTGIRQCMTCGPGDQGRCFGPSICCGEGLGCWMGSSETARCFEENYLPTPCQTGGRPCGSDAGRCAAPGVCCDSESCVLDPDCLSESRYHSPADHSAGATSDSPGELLLRLLHFATRGQSEY